The genomic stretch TAAATTCTGCGGCTTTTTTCTTGCTTGCCTGGCTTTGCTTTTATTTATTCGCCTGCAGCAATCTTCTTTAAGAACATGCGGACAAAAAATACTGCCATGCCAATGATGAACAATATTACTGCCAAGCTGAGCTGGCCAGCGAAAGTGCCAAACAATTCTTTAAATAAGACCATCTCTATCTCCTTTGAAATTTCCTAATACCACTTTAGGCTTTTCAAAAGGAGACTGTTTTGACCCAAATCAAAGGAAAGCCTTATATCGTTGGATATAACTGCTGATTATTAGAGTCGATCACTGTCACATTAACTGGGATGCCCAGGCTAACACTAGAAGATACGGTACAAAAGTCCTGAAACTGAGCCAATACTCGATCCAGGTTTTCTAGATTTGCACCTGGAACACCAATATGA from Polynucleobacter sp. AP-Jannik-300A-C4 encodes the following:
- a CDS encoding DUF3149 domain-containing protein, which produces MVLFKELFGTFAGQLSLAVILFIIGMAVFFVRMFLKKIAAGE